Within Henriciella litoralis, the genomic segment GTCTTACTTCTTGACCGAAGAGACGACGCCGGCACCGACGGTGCGGCCGCCTTCGCGGATGGCGAAGCGCAGGCCCTGGTCCATCGCGATTGGCGCGATCAGCTCAACGTCCATTTTGACGTTGTCGCCTGGAAGAACCATTTCCTTGTCCGCTGGAAGCTGGACAACACCCGTCACGTCCGTCGTACGGAAGTAGAACTGTGGACGGTAGTTGGTGAAGAATGGCGTGTGACGGCCACCCTCTTCCTTGGTCAGGATGTAGGCTTCAGCTTCGAACGTCGTGTGCGGCGTGATCGAGCCTGGCTTACAGAGAACCTGGCCGCGCTCAACACCCTCACGGTCGATACCGCGGATCAGCGCGCCGATGTTGTCGCCAGCCTGGCCCTGGTCGAGCAGCTTGCGGAACATTTCAACGCCCGTAACGGTCGTCTTCTGCGTGTCGCGGATACCAACGATCTCGACTTCTTCACCAACCTTGATGACGCCCGTCTCGACGCGGCCGGTCACAACCGTACCACGGCCGGAGATCGAGAACACGTCCTCAACCGGCATCAGGAATGGCTTGTCCAGTGGACGCTCAGGGGTCGGGATGTACTCGTCGACAGCTTTCATCAGCTCGAGGATCTTCTCCTTGCCGATCTTCTCGTCGCGGCCTTCAACAGCAGCGAGTGCAGAGCCGGAAATGATCGGAATCTCGTCGCCCGGGAAGTCGTAGGACGACAGAAGTTCACGAACTTCCATCTCGACGAGCTCAAGAAGCTCCTCGTCGTCAACCTGGTCGACCTTGTTCATGAAGACAACCATCGCAGGCACACCGACCTGCTTGGCCAGCAGGATGTGCTCGCGGGTCTGCGGCATTGGGCCGTCAGCTGCGTTCACAACCAGGATCGCGCCGTCCATCTGAGCCGCACCGGTGATCATGTTCTTCACATAGTCAGCGTGACCCGGGCAGTCGACGTGAGCGTAGTGACGGTTTTCCGTCTCATACTCAACGTGTGCGGTGTTGATGGTGATGCCGCGTGCTTTTTCTTCAGGGGCGTTGTCGATGTCCGCATAGGACTTCGCCGCGCCGCCATAAACTTCTGCAAGCGTCATCGTGATCGCTGCTGTCAGCGTCGTCTTGCCGTGGTCAACGTGACCAATCGTGCCGATGTTTACGTGCGGCTTGTTCCGCTCAAACTTTGCCTTGCCCATGGAGCTTCTCCTTCGCTCTAATTCTATCTATCAACCGAAATTCCGCGCATGGACCGCGAAGGGCCCGATGCGCGGATCTATCGTTAGCCTGCCAGATCCTGAACGATCTTCTGGGCTTCCGCCTTCGGAACTTCAGCATAGTGATCGAACTGCATCGTGAACTGCGCACGTCCCTGGGACATGCCGCGCAGGTT encodes:
- the tuf gene encoding elongation factor Tu, with translation MGKAKFERNKPHVNIGTIGHVDHGKTTLTAAITMTLAEVYGGAAKSYADIDNAPEEKARGITINTAHVEYETENRHYAHVDCPGHADYVKNMITGAAQMDGAILVVNAADGPMPQTREHILLAKQVGVPAMVVFMNKVDQVDDEELLELVEMEVRELLSSYDFPGDEIPIISGSALAAVEGRDEKIGKEKILELMKAVDEYIPTPERPLDKPFLMPVEDVFSISGRGTVVTGRVETGVIKVGEEVEIVGIRDTQKTTVTGVEMFRKLLDQGQAGDNIGALIRGIDREGVERGQVLCKPGSITPHTTFEAEAYILTKEEGGRHTPFFTNYRPQFYFRTTDVTGVVQLPADKEMVLPGDNVKMDVELIAPIAMDQGLRFAIREGGRTVGAGVVSSVKK